Genomic segment of Streptomyces sp. NBC_00654:
CGGAGGCCCTCTACCCACGCCGCAGGGCGGCCACCCCGTGTCCGGGGTGACCGCCCTGTGGTCAGTCGCAAACGACTCGCTTACTGGTTGTACGGACCGTAGTCGTAGTCCTCCAGCGGAACGGCCTGGCCGGAGCCCGTGCCGAACGGCGAGTAGTCGATGTCGTCGTAGCCGACGGCCGAGTACATCGCGGCCTTGGCTTCCTCGGTCGGCTCGACCCGGATGTTGCGGTAGCGGGACAGACCCGTACCGGCCGGGATGAGCTTACCGATGATGACGTTCTCCTTGAGGCCGATCAGGGAGTCCGACTTGGCGTTGATCGCCGCGTCGGTCAGAACCCTGGTCGTCTCCTGGAAGGACGCCGCCGACAGCCACGACTCGGTGGCGAGCGAGGCCTTGGTGATACCCATCAGCTGCGGACGGCCGGAGGCGGGGTGACCGCCCTCGGTGACCACACGACGGTTCTCGGTCTCGAACTTCGACCGCTCGACCAGCTCGCCCGGCAGGAGCTCCGCGTCGCCGGACTCGATGATCGTCACCCGGCGCAGCATCTGCCGGATGATGATCTCGATGTGCTTGTCGTGGATCGACACGCCCTGCGAGTTGTAGACCTTCTGGACTTCGCCGACCAGGTGGACCTGGACCGCACGCTGGCCGAGGATGCGCAGCACGTCGTGCGGGTTGGTGGCACCCACGGTGAGCTTCTGGCCCACCTCGACCGGGTCACCCTCGCCCACGAGCAGACGGGCACGCTTGGAGATCGGGAACGCCGTCTCCTCGCTGCCGTCGTCCGGGGTGACGACGAGCTTCTTGGTCTTCTCGGTCTCCTCGATCCGGACGCGGCCCGCCGCCTCCGAGATCGGGGCGACACCCTTGGGCGTACGGGCCTCGAAGAGCTCGACGACACGGGGCAGACCCTGGGTGATGTCGTCACCGGCCACACCACCGGTGTGGAAGGTACGCATCGTCAGCTGGGTACCGGGCTCACCGATGGACTGGGCGGCGATGATGCCGACCGCCTCACCGATGTCGACCAGCTTGCCGGTGGCGAGCGAGCGTCCGTAGCAGAAGGCACAGGTGCCGACCGCGGACTCACAGGTCAGGACCGAACGGGTCTTGACCTCCTCGACGCCGGCGCCCACCAGGGCGTCGATCAGGACGTCACCGAGGTCGACGTTGGCAGGCGCGATGACCTTGCCGTCGACGACGACGTCCTCGGCGAGCATGCGGGCGTACACCGAGGTCTCGACGTCGTCCGTCTTGCGGAGCACGCCGTCGGCACCCTTGACCGCGATCTTCAGCTTGAGGCCGCGGTCGGTGCCGCAGTCCTCCTCGCGAATGATCACGTCCTGCGAGACGTCCACCAGACGACGGGTCAGGTAACCCGAGTCGGCGGTACGCAGGGCGGTGTCCGCCAGACCCTTACGGGCACCGTGCGTGGAGATGAAGTACTCCAGAACGGTGAGGCCCTCACGGAACGACGCCTTGATGGGACGCGGGATCGTCTCGTTCTTCGCGTTCGACACCAGACCACGCATACCGGCGATCTGACGCATCTGCATCATGTTTCCTCGGGCACCCGAGTCAACCATCATGAAGATGGGGTTCGTCTTCGGGAAGTTCGCGTTCATCGCCTCGGCAACCTCGTTGGTCGCCTTGGTCCAGATCGCGATGAGCTCCTGCGTGCGCTCGTCCTTGGTGATCAGACCGCGCTCGTACTGCTTCTGGACCTTCTCGTCCTGCTCCTCGTAGCCCTTGACGATGGCCTTCTTGGCCTCGGGCACGACGACGTCGGAGATGGCCACGGTGACGCCGGAACGCGTCGCCCAGTGGAAGCCCGCCGCCTTCAGGTTGTCGAGCGTCGCCGCCACGATGACCTTGGGGTAGCGCTCGGCCAGGTCGTTGACGATCTCGGAGAGCTGCTTCTTGCCCACCGAGTAGTCGACGAACGGGTAGTCCTCGGGCAGCAGCTCGTTGAAGAGCGCGCGGCCCAGGCTCGTACGCAGCCGGAAGGTGTCACCCGGCTGGTACTCGGGCTCGCCCTCCTCGGCGACCGGCGGCACCCAGCCACGCGGCGGCATGGTGCCGACCGGGAAGCGGATGTCGACCTTCGCCTGGAGCGAGAGCTCCCGGGCGTCGAAGGCCATGATCGCCTCGGCCGTGGAGCCGAAGGAACGGCCCTGGCCGATGACCTTGCGCTCCTCCTCGTCCGTGGTGAGGAAGAACAGGCCCAGCACCATGTCCTGGGTCGGCATGGTGACGGGACGGCCGTCGGCCGGCTTCAGGATGTTGTTCGAGGACAGCATCAGGATGCGGGCCTCGGCCTGTGCCTCCGCGGAGAGCGGCAGGTGCACGGCCATCTGGTCACCGTCGAAGTCCGCGTTGAACGCGGTGCAGACGAGCGGGTGGATCTGGATGGCCTTGCCCTCGACCAGCTGCGGCTCGAAGGCCTGGATGCCGAGGCGGTGCAGCGTGGGCGCACGGTTCAGCAGCACCGGGTGCTCGGCGATGACCTCTTCGAGGACGTCGTACACGACGGTGCGGCCGCGCTCGACCATGCGCTTGGCCGACTTGATGTTCTGCGCGTGGTTCAGGTCCACCAGGCGCTTCATCACGAACGGCTTGAAGAGCTCCAGCGCCATGGCCTTCGGCAGACCGCACTGGTGCAGCTTGAGCTGCGGGCCGACGACGATGACGGAACGCGCGGAGTAGTCCACACGCTTGCCGAGCAGGTTCTGACGGAAACGGCCCTGCTTGCCCTTGAGCATGTCGCTCAGGGACTTCAGCGGGCGGTTGCCGGGACCGGTGACCGGGCGACCGCGGCGGCCGTTGTCGAACAGCGCGTCGACGGCCTCCTGCAGCATCCGCTTCTCGTTGTTCACGATGATCTCGGGGGCGCCGAGGTCAAGGAGACGCTTGAGGCGGTTGTTGCGGTTGATCACACGGCGGTACAGGTCGTTCAGGTCGGAGGTCGCGAAGCGGCCACCGTCCAGCTGCACCATCGGACGCAGGTCCGGCGGGATGACCGGCACGCAGTCGAGCACCATGCCCTTGGGCTTGTTGCTCGTCTGCAGGAACGCGGAGACGACCTTGAGGCGCTTGAGCGCACGGGTCTTCTTCTGGCCCTTGCCGGTACGGATGATCTCGCGAAGCCGCTCGGCCTCTTCATCCAGGTCGAAGGACTCCAGGCGCTTCTGCAGCGCCGCGGCGCCCATGCAGCCGTCGAAGTACGTGCCGAAGCGGTCACGCAGCTCGCGGTAGAGCAGCTCGTCGCCCTCCAGGTCCTGGACCTTGAGGTTCTTGAAGCGGTTCCACACCTCGTCGAGGCGGTCGATCTCGCGCTGCGCACGGTCGCGCAGCTGCTTCATCTCACGCTCGGCACCTTCGCGCACCTTGCGGCGCACGTCGGCCTTGGCGCCCTCGGCCTCCAGCTCGGCCAGGTCGGTCTCGAGCTTCTTGGCGCGGGCCTCCAGGTCGGAGTCGCGGCGGTTCTCGGTCTGCTGACGCTCGACGGAGACGTGGGCCTCCAGCGAGGGAAGGTCGCGGGTACGACGCTCCTCGTCGACGAACGTGATCATGTACGCGGCGAAGTAGATGACCTTTTCCAGGTCCTTCGGCGCGAGGTCCAGCAGGTATCCGAGGCGCGACGGGACGCCCTTGAAGTACCAGATGTGGGTGACGGGAGCGGCAAGCTCGATGTGGCCCATCCGCTCACGACGCACCTTGGCGCGAGTGACCTCGACGCCGCAGCGCTCACAGATGATGCCCTTGAAGCGGACACGCTTGTACTTGCCGCAGTAGCACTCCCAGTCCCGGGTCGGACCGAAGATCTTCTCGCAGAAGAGTCCGTCCTTTTCGGGCTTGAGCGTGCGGTAGTTGATGGTCTCCGGCTTCTTCACTTCGCCGTGCGACCAGGTCCGGATGTCGTCCGCGGTGGCAAGGCCGATCCGCAGCTCGTCGAAGAAGTTGACGTCGAGCACTTGTCGTCAATCCCTCTTTCGGGGGTTCGAGCCCCTCGCGTCAAAGCGAGAAATGGGGCACTTCAGCAATGGTCTGAACGGGTCCGGGGAGAGCCGGCCGGATCACAGGGATCCGGCCGGCCAACCCGTCAGACCTCTTCGACGCTGCTCGGCTCGCGCCGGGACAGGTCGATACCGAGTTCCTCCGCCGCGCGGAAGACGTCCTCGTCCGTGTCACGCATCTCGATGGACATACCGTCCGAGGACAGCACCTCCACGTTGAGGCAGAGCGACTGCATTTCCTTGATGAGCACCTTGAAGGACTCAGGGATGCCCGGCTCGGGGATGTTCTCGCCCTTGACGATCGCCTCGTAGACCTTCACGCGGCCGGTCACGTCGTCGGACTTGATCGTCAGCAGCTCCTGGAGGGCGTAAGCGGCGCCATAAGCCTCCAGCGCCCACACCTCCATCTCACCGAAGCGCTGTCCACCGAACTGAGCCTTACCACCCAGCGGCTGCTGGGTGATCATGGAGTACGGACCGGTCGAACGAGCGTGCAGCTTGTCGTCGACCAGGTGGTGGAGCTTGAGGATGTACATGTAGCCGACCGAGACCGGCTCCGGGAACGGCTCGCCGGAGCGGCCGTCGAACAGGTTGGCCTTGCCGGAGGGCTGGACCATCCGGTTGCCGTCGCGGTTCGGGATCGTGGACTCGAAGAGACCGGAGATCTCGTCCTCGCGGGCACCGTCGAAGACCGGGGTCGCGACGTTGGTGCCGGCGGCGACGTCGTCGGCGCCGATCGCCTTCAGCCGCTCCATCCACTCCTCGCTGCCCTCGACCTTCCAGCCCTGGCTGGCGAGCCAGCCGAGGTGGATTTCGAGGACCTGTCCCGGGTTCATTCGGGACGGGACACCCAGCGGGTTGAGGATGATGTCGACCGGGGTGCCGTCCTCCAGGAACGGCATGTCCTCGATCGGCAGGATCTTCGAGATGACGCCCTTGTTGCCGTGACGGCCGGCGAGCTTGTCACCATCGGTGATCTTGCGCTTCTGCGCGACGTAGACGCGGACCAGCTGGTTCACGCCCGGCGGCAGCTCGTCGCCCTCTTCGCGGTCGAAGACGCGGACGCCGATGACCTTGCCGATCTCGCCGTGCGGGACCTTCAGGGAGGTGTCGCGCACCTCGCGCGCCTTCTCACCGAAGATCGCGCGGAGCAGACGCTCCTCGGGGGTCAGCTCGGTCTCACCCTTGGGCGTGACCTTGCCGACGAGGATGTCACCGGCGACGACCTCGGCACCGATACGGATGATGCCGCGCTCGTCGAGGTCCGCGAGGACCTCTTCGGAGACGTTCGGGATGTCCCGGGTGATCTCCTCCGGGCCGAGCTTGGTGTCACGGGCGTCGACCTCGTGCTCCTCGATGTGGATCGAGGAGAGGACGTCGTCCTGCACGAGGCGCTGCGACAGGATGATCGCGTCCTCGTAGTTGTGACCCTCCCACGGCATGAACGCCACGAGCAGGTTCTTGCCGAGGGCCATCTCACCGTTCTCGGTGGCCGGACCGTCGGCGAGGACCTGGTCCGCGATGACCCGGTCGCCCTCGGAGACGACAACCTTCTGGTTGACCGAGGTGCCCTGGTTGGAGCGCATGAACTTGGCGATGCGGTACGTGGTGTACGTGCCGTCGTCGTTCGTGACGGTGATGTAGTCCGCGGAGACCTCCTGGACCACACCGTCCTTCTCCGCCTTGAGCACGTCACCGGCGTCGGTGGCGCAGCGGTACTCCATGCCGGTGCCGACGAGCGGGGCCTCCGACTTGATGAGCGGCACCGCCTGCCTCATCATGTTCGCGCCCATGAGGGCACGGTTGGCGTCGTCGTGCTCCAGGAAGGGGATCATCGCGGTGGCGACGGACACCATCTGGCGCGGCGAGACGTCCATGTAGTCGACGTCCGTGCCGGGCACGTAGTCGACCTCTCCGCCACGGCGGCGGACCAGGACGCGGGGCTCGGTGAAGCGCAGCTCGTCGGAGAGCGTCGCGTTCGCCTGGGCGATGACGTAACGGTCTTCCTCGTCGGCCGTGATGTAGTCGACCTCGTCGGTGACCTGGCCCTCGACGACCTTGCGGTACGGCGTCTCGATGAAGCCGAACGCGTTGACGCGTCCGTACGAGGCGAGCGAACCGATCAGACCGATGTTCGGGCCTTCAGGGGTCTCGATCGGGCACATGCGTCCGTAGTGGGACGGGTGCACGTCACGGACCTCGAAGCCGGCCCGCTCACGGGAGAGACCACCCGGGCCAAGAGCCGACAGACGGCGCTTGTGGGTGAGACCCGACAGCGGGTTGTTCTGGTCCATGAACTGCGACAGCTGGCTGGTGCCGAAGAACTCCTTGATGGAGGCGACGACCGGCCGGATGTTGATCAGGGTCTGCGGCGTGATCGC
This window contains:
- a CDS encoding DNA-directed RNA polymerase subunit beta'; protein product: MLDVNFFDELRIGLATADDIRTWSHGEVKKPETINYRTLKPEKDGLFCEKIFGPTRDWECYCGKYKRVRFKGIICERCGVEVTRAKVRRERMGHIELAAPVTHIWYFKGVPSRLGYLLDLAPKDLEKVIYFAAYMITFVDEERRTRDLPSLEAHVSVERQQTENRRDSDLEARAKKLETDLAELEAEGAKADVRRKVREGAEREMKQLRDRAQREIDRLDEVWNRFKNLKVQDLEGDELLYRELRDRFGTYFDGCMGAAALQKRLESFDLDEEAERLREIIRTGKGQKKTRALKRLKVVSAFLQTSNKPKGMVLDCVPVIPPDLRPMVQLDGGRFATSDLNDLYRRVINRNNRLKRLLDLGAPEIIVNNEKRMLQEAVDALFDNGRRGRPVTGPGNRPLKSLSDMLKGKQGRFRQNLLGKRVDYSARSVIVVGPQLKLHQCGLPKAMALELFKPFVMKRLVDLNHAQNIKSAKRMVERGRTVVYDVLEEVIAEHPVLLNRAPTLHRLGIQAFEPQLVEGKAIQIHPLVCTAFNADFDGDQMAVHLPLSAEAQAEARILMLSSNNILKPADGRPVTMPTQDMVLGLFFLTTDEEERKVIGQGRSFGSTAEAIMAFDARELSLQAKVDIRFPVGTMPPRGWVPPVAEEGEPEYQPGDTFRLRTSLGRALFNELLPEDYPFVDYSVGKKQLSEIVNDLAERYPKVIVAATLDNLKAAGFHWATRSGVTVAISDVVVPEAKKAIVKGYEEQDEKVQKQYERGLITKDERTQELIAIWTKATNEVAEAMNANFPKTNPIFMMVDSGARGNMMQMRQIAGMRGLVSNAKNETIPRPIKASFREGLTVLEYFISTHGARKGLADTALRTADSGYLTRRLVDVSQDVIIREEDCGTDRGLKLKIAVKGADGVLRKTDDVETSVYARMLAEDVVVDGKVIAPANVDLGDVLIDALVGAGVEEVKTRSVLTCESAVGTCAFCYGRSLATGKLVDIGEAVGIIAAQSIGEPGTQLTMRTFHTGGVAGDDITQGLPRVVELFEARTPKGVAPISEAAGRVRIEETEKTKKLVVTPDDGSEETAFPISKRARLLVGEGDPVEVGQKLTVGATNPHDVLRILGQRAVQVHLVGEVQKVYNSQGVSIHDKHIEIIIRQMLRRVTIIESGDAELLPGELVERSKFETENRRVVTEGGHPASGRPQLMGITKASLATESWLSAASFQETTRVLTDAAINAKSDSLIGLKENVIIGKLIPAGTGLSRYRNIRVEPTEEAKAAMYSAVGYDDIDYSPFGTGSGQAVPLEDYDYGPYNQ
- the rpoB gene encoding DNA-directed RNA polymerase subunit beta, producing the protein MAASRNASTANTNNGASTAPLRISFAKIKEPLEVPNLLALQTESFDWLLGNAAWKARVEAALDSGQDVPTKSGLEEIFEEISPIEDFSGSMSLTFRDHRFEPPKNSIEECKERDFTFAAPLFVTAEFTNNETGEIKSQTVFMGDFPLMTNKGTFVINGTERVVVSQLVRSPGVYFDSSIDKTSDKDIFSAKIIPSRGAWLEMEIDKRDMVGVRIDRKRKQSVTVLLKALGWTTEQILEEFGEYESMRATLEKDHTQGQDDALLDIYRKLRPGEPPTREAAQTLLENLYFNPKRYDLAKVGRYKVNKKLGADEPLDAGVLTTDDVIATIKYLVKLHAGETETVGESGRSIVVETDDIDHFGNRRLRNVGELIQNQVRTGLARMERVVRERMTTQDVEAITPQTLINIRPVVASIKEFFGTSQLSQFMDQNNPLSGLTHKRRLSALGPGGLSRERAGFEVRDVHPSHYGRMCPIETPEGPNIGLIGSLASYGRVNAFGFIETPYRKVVEGQVTDEVDYITADEEDRYVIAQANATLSDELRFTEPRVLVRRRGGEVDYVPGTDVDYMDVSPRQMVSVATAMIPFLEHDDANRALMGANMMRQAVPLIKSEAPLVGTGMEYRCATDAGDVLKAEKDGVVQEVSADYITVTNDDGTYTTYRIAKFMRSNQGTSVNQKVVVSEGDRVIADQVLADGPATENGEMALGKNLLVAFMPWEGHNYEDAIILSQRLVQDDVLSSIHIEEHEVDARDTKLGPEEITRDIPNVSEEVLADLDERGIIRIGAEVVAGDILVGKVTPKGETELTPEERLLRAIFGEKAREVRDTSLKVPHGEIGKVIGVRVFDREEGDELPPGVNQLVRVYVAQKRKITDGDKLAGRHGNKGVISKILPIEDMPFLEDGTPVDIILNPLGVPSRMNPGQVLEIHLGWLASQGWKVEGSEEWMERLKAIGADDVAAGTNVATPVFDGAREDEISGLFESTIPNRDGNRMVQPSGKANLFDGRSGEPFPEPVSVGYMYILKLHHLVDDKLHARSTGPYSMITQQPLGGKAQFGGQRFGEMEVWALEAYGAAYALQELLTIKSDDVTGRVKVYEAIVKGENIPEPGIPESFKVLIKEMQSLCLNVEVLSSDGMSIEMRDTDEDVFRAAEELGIDLSRREPSSVEEV